Within the Periophthalmus magnuspinnatus isolate fPerMag1 chromosome 7, fPerMag1.2.pri, whole genome shotgun sequence genome, the region ATGAGCTGTGGGGAGTGTCAGAAGCGGATGCACATCAACCCGAGCGCCGCGGAGTTCAAAGGTAACGCGCGCGTGACCTGTGTCCTCTGCGCATCCTGTCTGCGCATCATTAGCTCACGTGCTGTTTCTGAGGCCAACCTTTATCGACAGTGAAGGGGTTAATTACAGAGCAGCAAAGACCGAGGACAATTAGTCAAACACAGCTACAACATCCGGGTACGTTTGGCCCGTACAGCCTGATTCAGCCGGAGATTAAACCTTTACACACACTTTGTAAAGTAAACTTAATTAAAAAGTGAATGTTTACCTTGGACATGACGTTACCCACGTCACAGAAGATCAGACTCCCTCTAGCGGCGTGGGCAGAGACAGCAGCGAGGACACATGGCGCGAAAGTTTAGTCAGTTTGTGATGTGCAGACATTTAGCGCAgatagtcctggttctgacaggtttaactcacctgtgtgtgctgtgtttaaTTTAAGTAACTTCCTCCTTTTTTGTCTCAGAAAATGACAGACCGGCCTCACTGGTCCCGGACCTCATCGACTATAACATGCCTCTTACCGCCACCTACCTGAAGCAGATGAAACTGCAGTGCATGACCAACACTGAGCGGGTATGTGTCTGTGGGACAGCGAAGAGCACAGCGACTgtaaaaacaccaacaaaacatttatttatgaacAACAGCCACATACCAACAGTAGAATAAGAACATCAGCTCAAACCCCCTGGACAAGAGTCTGGACTGACACAGGACCAGGGTTTGCTGAGACAATTATgaagatttatttgttttaaatttagtttgGGTTTTTAATTTGACAATAAatagacaataaaaataaatgaaccatAAATATGCAGCTggtggtgtaaaaaaaaaaaaaaaaaacatgaggcagaggatgagagggacgtggggcagaggatgcagaggatcaCAGtatcagaggatgcagaggatgagagggaCGTGgggcagaggatgtagaggatcACAGtatcagaggatgcagaggatcaCAGtatcagaggatgcagaggatgcgAGTatcagaagatgcagaggatcACAGtatcagaggatgcagaggaaggGAGTGTCACAGtatcagaggatgcagaggattaCAGtatcagaggatgcagaggatgcgAGTatcagaagatgcagaggatcACAGtatcagaggatgcagaggatgcgAGTatcagaagatgcagaggatcACAGtatcagaggatgcagaggatcaCAGtatcagaggatgcagaggatgcgAGTatcagaagatgcagaggatcACAGtatcagaggatgcagaggaaggGAGTGTCACAGtatcagaggatgcagaggattaCAGtatcagaggatgcagaggattaCAGtatcagaggatgcagaggatcaCAGtatcagaggatgcagaggatcaCAGtatcagaggatgcagagtgacaggagtttttttttgggggggggggggggggtggttTCGGGGTGTGACGCGGCCCTCTTGGCCCCGCCCCTCGCAGTGACAGAGCCGCAGAGGCAGCGCGAGCTCCAGAGTCAGGACGGCGCGCGCTCATTATGAGGATTAAACGGAACAATGACCCAAACACGGGCTCGGGGTGAGTACAACCGGACACAGCCCCGCACACAccgagagaacagagagaacacggGGAACACGCCCTGAAACACCACATTATCTCACTTTGGACTGTAAACTTGAGTGGAttcgtgttttttttatcaCGCTTGTGTCTGTttactatgttttttttcctctaacATCATGAAACTGTATTTTCCTCACACAAATCCAGCACGAGCTCACTCCCCCCGCGACCTCCTCATCAATTATATATTTGTTCAAAGCGTAAATGTTGCTTCAGCTCCTGGTCCTGCGAAAACTGTgcgtctctgcttctctttaaCGCTCCATGGCTCACTTGGTGCTTAATAGAGCTGTCACTGAACATTCTGATCCTCCTCAAACTCCTTTTACCCGGGACAGGCGCGTACTCCCGGGGGtaaagacccatttgtgcctctgctgaacGGGACGAGGTGTGACTCTGTGCGCACATCGTGGAGCTCGAGTCCAGTCACGGCCCAAACTCCTCGTGTTTGACCCAGATCCTTTTGTTTTGGCCCGTGTCAGAGGGTCCGTCCTGCCCGGGCTTTACTCATTTCTCTTACGCTACAGTTCACATCTCTGGAGTCTGCGTAATACAGATAAAAATAGACACGGCCCAAGAAGCACAGGCCTGTTACTTAACAAGAATGTAGATTTAAGGCAACGTGGGGCACTTTAATGTTgttatatagaaaaaaaatacttcaaatttaacaaaaatagtGGAATAATCTGTTTATAAAAGGTTATAATATTGATCCAACTTTAATCCTGAAcaagacctggtttaaaatGGAGCTTTGACATgagacaatattgaaatttatccagattatcatggccaaaataattgcgattatgGATAATATCAcgattaattaattattaaagttgctgacagtttaaaatgttctggacGAACCTTGAATCATTATAACTTCAATGTTATGAAAAGTTTCcatgtttaatttatttgtgaTAAGTTATCGTCTTCCCTTTGTATCACAACAAATAATTTTATTGTCacgataaattatattattgtttacgATCTCATCCCGAGTGCTTTGATGCTTTTGctaagggttttttttgtgatctaattatttttatttatgtattgatcTCATCTGCAGCTGAACAGGTCACAGTCCAATCCCCGCGATGCGCATGtacacaaaattaaattaattagataaaaaaaaaaattataataaaaaaataaaaataaggacaaaaaataaatagtatacATAAagcaataatacaatgtaataataataataataataataataataataataatataaaatgtaaagtaataaaagtaaTCTTGTCCAGGTGTGAATTGCTTTTGATAAGTTGTCTGGAGACACTGTTGGACCATGGGCTCGTCAACACCAGGGGCGGTGCCGGGGGCGTGGCTTTATGGGGCCCTACCCTCCCCTCGAGTGGCCATTGCTCCTCCATAGGTCCCCCTAAAGATTTAGCCGAACTTTAACAGCATGTCCAGTCTAAAACTATTGAAATGGCAACAGcagagtgttcaaaatgagactgtagaccattgtgtcgtgcgtcctgattggctgttggactgtagaccattgtgtcatgcgtcctgattggctgttggactgtagaccattgtgtcgtgcgtactgattggctgttggactgtagaccattgtgtcgtgcgtcctgattggctgttggactgtagaccattgtccatcagtctcctccgtgccgtgtctcctgtccagtacagaatgtgttcagacaaatttacataaacgttggatctcagtgtgactctgaagtgctgtacgtttgcgattcgttttctccctgacaaaacccacaatgtcgatgaaacgttctgcaccgacaaagacgcctacgaaggtttgaactttgagagagtttaaacgagagagaaatgtgagaaaatgttaacgcctgtgtgagaaaagtgtataaagtgtgtggtgaggggttttacagacaaaaacagagaataatgtaaaaaataaagctgatacttcacggatttcgactattgcgggttatttttagaacgtgacccccgcgataaaccagggtgGACTGTACTTGTCTATCTTCTCTGAACGAGCCTAAAATCCTCTGGTGCTGTGTCTGTTTCTACTTGTTCTTCTCTTTGTGTCTCAGGACGACAGCTCGATGAGCAGTGAGGACATGGCCAGTGCAGAGCCCACGTGGATCACAGTGGAGCAGCCTCCAGTGCCTGAGCCGAGCCCGCCCAACGGGGAGCACGCCGCGACCGACGCCGTCAAAGATGAGATGGAAGGTGAGACGCAAACGGAACGCTCATTTAAACACGTATCGGTAACAGATAAACGCTCAAACGCTTTTTTTGTACAGCACGATGAggacacaaagtcattcaaagtgttttttacggaataagaaagacattaaaaccataatgcaacaaatcaaaacatgaataatcatcgtaaaattaatattaaaagagaagacgCAGGATAAAAaacgtttggagcctggatcttcagctttgaactgcacaaaactgacactttactattttaatttttgtattaCGACTTAGTTTAGGCTCaggctgtttttaaaaaatgcattttattttatgcaatAATGAGTTGGCTGTTGCAAGAGTAAAAGAGacaagtttagtttagtttagttcatttcattttcattcaaatgTATAAATCTCACAAAAGAACACGTGATCTGTACCACGTTTAGCTACAAAATCTGCAGTACGTTACGCTCATTTAGAAGGGTGGGTATCGAAGTTTTAAGCTTTGGATATCGAGTAATTTTATCATCTTAATAACAGTATTTACAGTAGTACAATATTCATACTTAATTAGCAGTTTTGGTGTTTAATGTAACTAAAGTTTAAGTTCcgatatcacacaaaactgactcttgcagctttaaatcatgttctaaagctgtttcctcctcaaaaaacagacctggagttgtgttttgtttcattcacacatgtttattattagtctgttacatctccaaagctgaaaacgctctgttccaccttgtgatgtcatcaagtggtagtttttttttttttattaatagctccttttacctttagttcttgTAGAAATGgtcaattccaggagctgaaatcatccaaatgattctagaaatgaaggtgtgtggagtttaaaaacacagtggagcacttcctgtatcaccacatgatgacatcacaaggtggaacagagcgttttcagtttgagagaagaagaactcagtctaaatctgcagttttgtgtgttaaacgtgtgtgaatagagcaaaaaaacacaactccacgtctgtttttaaggaggaaacgacattatatcATTAGcatcaaacacatttaattgtAAAATCTTTGCGTCGCCCTGAaacggagcaaaggatcatggtctatgtagttgcTGAAGCTTCTTATTGGGCTCTGGATGTAAAACGTTAGATCTTACAGCTTCATATACGGCAGAAGTCTCAGTTTAAGAGTCatattgtgattaaaaacaaaataattgcaCCCCTACGATTTGGAGTAAATGGGTGTTACCTTTGTACAGAAACAGCTTAGACTCTTCTTACTGGACTAATCCAAATAATCCACAGTTATGGGGGTGGGTCGTCACACTGCTATTACCCCCCCGGTCCATTGTGTACCCCTCTGGAAGGGCAGCTGGCTTAAAGTAGGACAGATCCCATCGTGACCTCACAGATTGCAAACTAATAGGTGGGAAAGCGTCACGTGTTCCTCATATAAACTGAACGAGGCGTAATTTGGTCCGACAATAagcccccccctcctcttcctcctcttcctcctcttcctcctcctcctctcactgcaGGACAGATTATAATGGGCTTTTTTGGCGACTGAAGCCCGTGTCCTCGATATGTGGATCAGGTTCACACTCCAGATATTATAATTAATGAGCAGTGACTGTGTTGGATTTGTTAGACGGAATtatatttttggggggtcagtgtttattgtgtggacattttgttttgcacaGTTATTTTGGGCTATAATATAAGATTTAAGACGTAAAAAAGGTGGAATTAATCatttctgtgactcattacagatgcaaagtaataactaaagtgtttcattctgctgtttatttcttgcagatttagaatagtgtttgtggtttaaatctgctcttgggtttttgtgtcagtcgcataaattatttttccatattatcgtttctatatttacttgagtgtgttatagtgacaggtctaATAATGTCGCTGTCCTTCGTATAAAAGGTCTTTTTGTACGTGTTTTAGAGTCAGTACAATCCAGAAAacaatatgatttttattttatttaatttttattttatttatttatatgtggtttttttattatgtatttattttcttttaattcaCCTCCGTTTACGCTCGTCAAAAAGAGGTTTGTGGAAAATAAGTGGGAGGTGTGAGGTTTAAAACTGAAGGTTTAATCAAACTGTAACTTGTATAACATCAAATGATGTCACCACTTGattaaaaatgtgatcaaaaaTTAAATGATGTGGAAAAAAAGACGAATATGATTATTTGTATAGTCAACGAGCTCGTCTGCTGATAAAAACTAAGAGTCGAGACACATCACACATTTGTAATCTGCACCGGCTCCTGTTTTATATTGGGTGAAATTCAACAAGttcttgattgtgtttaaatgtgtgcgctctatgggtccagtcTGTACTCTATGGTTCCTGTCTTTATTTTATGGGTCCAGTCTacgctctgtgggtccagtctgctctctatgggtccagtctgcgctctgtgggtccagtctacgctctgtgggtccagtctgcgctctatgggtccagtcTGCTCTCTATGGGTCCAGCCTGTACTCTATGGGTCCTATCTTTactctgtgggtccagtctgcgctctatgggtccagtctgtactctatgggtccagtctgcgctctatgggtcctgtctttactctatgggtccagtctgtgctctatgggtccagtctgtactctatgggtccagtctgcgctctatgggtccagtctgtactctatgggtccagtctgtgctctatgggtccagtctgcgctctatgggtcctatCTTTactctgtgggtccagtctgcgctctgtgggtcctgtctttactctgtgggtccagtctgtactctatgggtcctctttatttgagggagtgaCTGCAGCCCTGtacccagactatggaacagcgccctctgtctgtcagatcctctcagtctttaacactgAGTTTCAGACAggcccgcctcttctccctggtatttaaccccacacaggacatacaggtgttttattttcttttatgtatcgtgttatctgtggatttgtgttgacttttatttaGAAATAAATTTGAACTAAACTGAATATTCCTGATTCCCgtccccctccctctgttcACCTCTGACGCTCTTCTCTTTGTTCAGACGAGGACTCTTCGGACAGCGCCAGCGCCAACGGGCTGCCGGCTCTGACCCCGCCCGAGGCGCTGTCTGCGGGGGGCGCCGTCCCAGACGGAGCGGCCTCTTTCGGGGAAGTGACGGAGAACGGGCTGAGCGCTCCCCTGGACTTTAGCACAAActcctcgtcctcttcctccgAGGATCAGCAGCCTGTTAATCTGAGCGACCGGATTCTGCCGTCGGCCGCGTCACCGCTCAACTCCTACCCCAACGACCCCAACAGACAGTTCCCCGTCAAAACGGACTACGCCAACAAGGTGAGGCCTACAGCGatcgctcgtctccatggagatattctcACTTTCCtgggaatgttacacagttttGCATTAAGCCCGTCTATCTCCACGGCGACAAGCAGCtgtaaaatgaaatgcaaaagGGGGAAAAATCTCGGAAAATCTGCAGTTATTTAAACAAACagctacatacattttttgtctTGTTGTATGGAAAACTTGACCCTTGACCCCATCGTTTGGACTCTACAAACACGTCCTGTGTCTTCGTGTGGctcttggtttagttcagtcgttcatatttcagttaaatattaaacaggctcagaattttaaaatttaaattgcaAATGTAATTTAAGagcatttaatacaagatctcatgatctacagataaaaactgaacaatagagaagagaagagagagagagaggagagagaaggaggagagagaaggaggaggagagagggagagaaaggaggagagagaaggaggaggagagagagggagagaaagaggagaggaaaagacagggagggagagaaaggaggagagagaaagaggagagagaaggaggaggagagagagggagaaaggaggagagagagaggagagagaaggaggagaggagagggagagaaaggaggagaggaggaggagagagggagagaaaggaggggagagaggaggaggagagagaggaagagaaaggaggagagagagggaggaggagagagaggagagagaaggaggaggagagagggagagaggaggagagagaaggaggaggagagagggagagaaaggaggagagaaaggaggagagaggaggagagagaaggaggaggagagagggagagaaagaggagaggaaaagacagggagggaggaggagagagaaagaagaggagacagggaggagagagggagaaaaggaggagacgagcagagaggaggagagagagggaggaggagacagggaggaaaggagaagagagaggaggagagcgaaggaggagaggagagggagggagcaagagagagaaagagggaggagaagactgggaggagagaggaggaggagagaaaggagaggagatggagaaagggggaacaggagaggtggagaagaacttttaatcccagatctcatgattgtctctgtctaattttattttacttcataaaaacagaacagatttGAAGCTCATGTAAAACTGGAGCCGTTTctctttaataatgtggagataaacaattagacctgctcctgtttttaatgtttaaatgaacctgtgcagtttgtttttgtttgtattgttctgtgtttgtgctgctcTCATACGtgtaatttaatatattttataattaaatataagtTTCCACACACATAGACAAACCTCACATGTTTTCGTCGTGTTTTGCTCCGGTTCGCGCTCACGTTTTCCCCGTTCTCTCCGTGCACAGTCTCCTCCGTACAGCTCAGGGAGTTACGACTCTGTAAAGACTGAAGCGAGTCTGAGCGAGGCCCGAGCTCAGATCAtggacgacgacgacgacgaccaCGACGAGCACGACGACAGCGACAAGATCAACGACGCCGAAGGGATGGACCCGGAGAGACTCAAAGCCTTTAATGTGAGTCCGCTGCTCCGTATCCGGGGGCGTTACCACagagattaacaatttaaaacaaaatattatgacTTTTGACTTCAccgtttatgttttttttattctcttgttgtgtgttttttcagtattgatactttaaatgagtatctagttttgatagtagttttattattgattattttggGTTTTGATTTCCATAAACTTTAGAACAGTGACAGTGAAGCAGGTGATACGCCATCCTGCAAAAGTTCTATATATACAGATCTTTAGACTTTTTtccatctgagattatgacaCAAAAATCTTCTCACTTCTACACCTCCGTCACATCCATCCTGTGTCTTACATCCTCTTGTTTTCACACCCTGTCTCCctttcccctctttcctctccttctctcgtcACCTCCGTCTTTCCTCCCCTGATTTCTTTAGATGTTTGTTCGCTTGTTCGTGGATGAGAATCTGGACCGAATGGTTCCCATTTCAAAGCAGCCCAAGGAGAAGATCCAGGCCATTATGGAGTCCTGCGGCCGCCAGTTCCCAGAATTCCAGGAGCGTTCCCGCAAACGTATTCGTACCTACCTCAAATCCTGTCGCCGCATGAAAAAAGGCGGCTTTGAGGTATAAACGACTCTCAAATACAGCACAACTACACTGTTAACAACATAGAGTTAGGTTTATAATTATTCTTGAGTATATTTGGTCAATATTTCTCATAGTTTTATACCAGTTAAATTGTCGTTTGTGGAAAGTTTTGAGAAGAAAAGAAGTAACACGGggttttttttgacagtttaaaccttgatttaaccaaataaaggtgATGTCACTCGTTTGTATTAGTctgatcataactattgtgtaatttaaacaagttttggaccttatttacattatggttgctaggtaacagttaaggAATTACCTCaacatgtcacatctgctgcctgtgtccaaccaggaagtaaaataataaacttgtaggcaagatttttatttcagtctTAATAAAATAACTGAGTTTGATTTAGTATTTTCAGTATTCAGCCCTGTTTATGCAAACCAAAATCAAATGCAGTGTTTGTAATGGGCAAAACCTCTCACTGGCTCTTTCAGATTCGCCCAACACCTCCTCACCTCACCTCCGCCATGGCTGAGAACATCCTCGCC harbors:
- the nol4la gene encoding nucleolar protein 4-like; its protein translation is MTTKKACVEAPKRSRSPVVLEAEMFSEFQDWCLRTYGDSGKTKTVTRRKYNKIMQTLLQNEESDGVYVDNSHINAKFKFWVKSKGFQVGNNILGEHNKKGAPGKPVLYVPVKSTCSDGSSVQENSSLKRVAVVEDFFDIIYAMHVEIGTDPGRAPKHAGQKKTYKAIAETYAFLPREAVTRFLMSCGECQKRMHINPSAAEFKENDRPASLVPDLIDYNMPLTATYLKQMKLQCMTNTERDDSSMSSEDMASAEPTWITVEQPPVPEPSPPNGEHAATDAVKDEMEDEDSSDSASANGLPALTPPEALSAGGAVPDGAASFGEVTENGLSAPLDFSTNSSSSSSEDQQPVNLSDRILPSAASPLNSYPNDPNRQFPVKTDYANKSPPYSSGSYDSVKTEASLSEARAQIMDDDDDDHDEHDDSDKINDAEGMDPERLKAFNMFVRLFVDENLDRMVPISKQPKEKIQAIMESCGRQFPEFQERSRKRIRTYLKSCRRMKKGGFEIRPTPPHLTSAMAENILAAACESESRNAAKKMRLDVYPATEEPMCIDKPAPRDPASLAAPGFTIASTAFAQDQLYANGGLTYSVRYGTVSSTQPTTGTTQTNGPTDLSMKSVGPNSTSSSANGQGGGGGGASAQLSPPEVTAVRQLIAGYRESAAFLLRSADELENLILQQN